Genomic segment of Pangasianodon hypophthalmus isolate fPanHyp1 chromosome 22, fPanHyp1.pri, whole genome shotgun sequence:
ataatattccAGGAATGGAAATGAGTGCATTTGAATCACCCATTTTCCCAGACATGCGCAGTAAGCCCACTGTACAGCATGTACATtgcataaaaatacattttataaaaagctAGCTACCTACTTTGATCCAGTAATATCGCCATAATATCGCTAagtgacattttcttttatttttattgattttttgtCTATGACACTAACGCCAGAACCAGCTGCACACTTAAGCACAATCTCTACACTACTGTATGAGTTTGATTATCATTACCTCtatgtaatatgtttatttaccCTTGCGTCACAGAGTAGgtgtcaatttaaaaaaaacaaataccaCTAACAGACAGTAAGCTAGCCGCAATGTCGTCCTAAAGGCTTTTTCGAGAATCTATTTCCTACCTGCATTCCGTCAAGCCCCGCCTACTCTGCTAGGATTGGCTGGTCCACCAGATAACTTGTACGTACAAATTTAAAGACCAATCGTATCGCAGGAAACAGGATACTGTTACCCAATCTTACAGCGGGAGGCGGGACTTGTCGAAaatgagtagggaaaaaaataaccgCCTCACTGGCGTCGCTAGCTGACTAGGGCTAGATCTACTTCGCCGGATGGCTTGTTTATCGAGTCTTCGGGATGATTTTCAGCGGCTTTCTGAACAGTATTTTTcactgaataaatataaataaataatcaatgaaaTTGTGCTAATTCTTTAAACACTGACCTGTAAAAACGGTCTCGGTTTATCCCCTCGTCGTTCGGGCCACTGATCTGAAGAGTCCGCCGGTATTATGCTACTGCGCATGCGTGATTCGGAAGGCAGGCTTTCTGTCAGCGCATGCGTATTCagtgatcattttatttattcactaaGTTGTATTCAAAATCTATTTTAATGTGACTTGCCTTTTATTGATTAgagtttaatagtttaatacaataataatttaatactaCAGTATCTCTGGATGTCTCTAAATTTAGCAGCAGGCCTATACAATGCTTGTCAGATTTTGTTTGCTTTAATCAAATGTCTAGTTTgcaatcatttgcatatcacatAAACCCTAATGGGTTGCGGTTCAGAGTGCCAGAAGCCAGAAGCATGGAAAGCTGCAGCTCAGAGAGCCAATAACAAGTAGGCAGACACACGGTCAATCAATCATTTGTtgcatcagccaatcatatagAGTTAGGGTTAAGCCAGTCATATAACAGCTATtgattattatgaatattattctATATTATGTGAATATTATTATCAATCACAAACTGCATTTGCCagtttcactcactcacttgtGTTCAGTAAGCACCTGGTCTGGGGCCCCGTGAATCCAGAGCCAGTCACAGGAATACTGCGAGTGAgtcaggaatacaccctggatggggcaccacactcattcacacctaggggcagtttatcttagccaatccccCTACTGGCCTAATGATTTTGGAAGGTGGAAGacaaccagagaacccagaggaaacccacacaaacaaacTGTGCACAGAGAGttacccaagctcaggatcaaacctgggaccctggagctctgaggcTGCAGCGCTGCCCAATGCACCACCAAGCCTCCTATTACCCAGTCTGTCCATCATATGattcacagttccagggtccctggttcagcTCTCCACGTGTCcacatgtttgtgtgcatttccTCTaggttcctcccacctcccaaatacGTACCAGAAGGTGTATTTTCTGTTAAATTGCCTcttgtgtgaatgagtgtgtgaatatgggTATGCATGATGCCTCTCGATGGACtcgcatcccattcagggtgtattccttccTCATACTCAATGTTTCCGGGATTCATAGCAAccctgaagatgagtgaatgaatgaatgaatgaatgcttttCCTTAAAGTCTAAATCAGGCTGAATCACAAATAGCTTCCAAATCCCAAatgtctgtattttaaaaacaaaaacttataactgttttataactttttttttttgctttacttaaaaatgtattacactGAAATACAGGCTTATTTTCCATCAATGAAAGCCAGTTAGTGCTTTTGTTTGCCAGAGATATATtcagaaatgaataataatgatccattcatGTGCATGCTGTCTGTCCCCCGCAGTGCTCTCCTGTCTCAGTGATGGACTGCAGTAGTCTATAATATAATAGGATTAACAGAAAGTGGGCAGGGCTTTGCATACACCAGCTCTGGCTGTTGACATATATTGCTCATTACTCATGCTGTAGTTTGCAAAACCTCTGTCAGAAGTGAGACCTCAAGTTTCCAGTGACTATGATGGTGTACCCGATTTTACGGCGTGTTATTGTATCTATGTCTGCGTTTAGACCTGTTCACTGTGTGGGGCTCAGAGCTGGACTGAGGACATCATGCATTCATCACACCAGAAAGGAGAAATCTGATCTAggtaaagacagaaaaaaaatcctgctttGCATATAAGTTTTTTGAGCTATGGGAATTGATCATATGGCTTttctctatacaaataaatttccTAATTTCACATTTCCTAATGCCCTCCCACAGCTACAGTTTGCTTATACAGTTGATGGACTTGAAGCACTCTGTTTCTCTAGAAACCTCGATTATATTTTTACAGTCTCTTcattttagctattttttttacagcatattATCATATTCTTCTGACTGAAAGCATTCAGTAGAAtagaaaattgttttaaaaatcctACTAAAAGGCGTACTTTAAGATTTATTATGTGGATAACATGCACGAAAATCACACTGTAAGAAATACACACcaccttatttttttaatgtaaaataccattaaagatttccgtggacccgttttcattctttaatatattttatgattataaattatgtaaattaaaaccagaataaataaattataaaaaataatatatacatagcTAAATACATATCTTTAAGGACTGtttaataactgctaaataCATATCTTTAAggactgtttaatttaattacgcaatatatatatatatatatatatatatatatatatatatatatatatcatagcCAGAATACTGAGTATACCCAAGCTCAACATTGCAAATTCATCCTAGATATGTTTTTTCTCTGTTATTTATGGCCTTTGACAATTTGCCGGCTAATTATAAAAGCCTCTATCTCTTGTACCTGTGGGTTCATAGGGCGCCAAGTGAGCTAGATTTAGTGTCTTATCATGTACAAAGTTCTACAAACATTAACTCATATTTTACAACTGGAAATTGCATaccctttttctcctttttttatgACGGGCTTTTATTCTAATGTCAGTGTAACTATTAGCAAAATCAGTTTAGTTCACATGAGGAACCGTCCTTTGATTCTGAGCTGAGCCTAAATGACTACTAATTCAGTATTTGCTTTATGATTTCAGACTCAGTTGTGACATATGAACAGCTTAAGATGATGCTGGCCAATCACAGTGTCCAGTTATTTGACATCCGAAATCGGGATGAGTTCCTGGCAGGCCATATTCCTGATTCTGTCAATATTCCACGTGAGCAAAATCTCATTTAAATAGACAATGTTGTACATCATAATTTGCATTAAACCACAGTGCTTGTTGCACTTGTTCGAATACATTACCATTTCTATGttaacagctgattcacagggcTTGCATGGTGGACTCTAGGCATAataaagatagagagaaaatagaggctggtgaggggaatgactgtttatagctgctataatatcagtgataacaggaactaacttgtcttgtggatgttccacaacattaattctATTTATAACTAAAAAAGCACactgtgtcattcattaataataaatattgtaatcattggcaaattgctgtagtataagagaaataaaacacttcatggtggtaacatTTCACACTACCccagtgtggattattttcctataacagcaccccacgttgtgttttattccttatgggATAAAGACAGTTGTGGCTCAGTATTTCTGGTCCTGAGCTTGTGACTAAAAGGTCAGGCCCTTCAGCAAGTCCCTGAACTCTTAACTCAACTATAAGTCAATTTGTACCTAAAAGTGTACCTAAATGCAATGTCTGATCATGCCATCATGCTGTCATTTACCTTCCTTAAACAGTGGGACAGCTTGAGGAATCATTGATGCTTTCTCCAGAGCAATTTGAAAAGCTTTTCAAGGTGAAGGCCCCCAAAAAGGAGGATGACAATATCGTCTTTCATTGCCAAAGAGGCCGTAGGAGTTTAACAGCTCTTGAAACTGCCTGGCGTCTGGGATTCAGCAGGCGAGTAGCAAAGTATTTGTATGCACTGTGAGCTTCATGCTAGGCTTGGCTTGCTAAACTAAAATGCTCTCTGCTTCTGTCTTTCAGGGCACGTCACTATGCAGGAGGATACAGTGAATGGgttgaaaaagagaaacagtagCTAATCGGTGTGTAAAGCACGTTCAAGTTTGCCATGCCACCATCACTTTAACCTTTTCGATTTTGCTTGAAAAAGACTTTTAAGTAAATAGCTGCCATTTAATCTACTTTTGATTGCAGTCTTTACCATTCTGTTCACTCCATGTAGGATTTAGCTTTAATCTGCCAAGAGTTTGTGATGGTATGAATGTAGCCTTTGAATgcatactgaataaaaaaaaacaacaatataaggtttcatttttggtgtCCACTtgagattatttgctgttaataaatggattatttgggatttttgtggaaccaagcacagaatgatatgaaaaagcaagaagtgaggctggggctgatttcgttcttgcccagactgtagattaaTGCAGGCTATCAGTGACAGTcctgtcaggtgattacacagagtgaaacacaccccctagat
This window contains:
- the si:ch211-161h7.8 gene encoding thiosulfate:glutathione sulfurtransferase, with protein sequence MMVYPILRRVIVSMSAFRPVHCVGLRAGLRTSCIHHTRKEKSDLDSVVTYEQLKMMLANHSVQLFDIRNRDEFLAGHIPDSVNIPLGQLEESLMLSPEQFEKLFKVKAPKKEDDNIVFHCQRGRRSLTALETAWRLGFSRARHYAGGYSEWVEKEKQ